The following are from one region of the Silene latifolia isolate original U9 population chromosome 9, ASM4854445v1, whole genome shotgun sequence genome:
- the LOC141599788 gene encoding peroxiredoxin-2B, protein MAPTIAVGDTLPDGTLSYFDENDQKLDVSIHSLAAGKKVVLFGVPGAFTPTCSMKHVPGFIEKAEELKSKGVEEILCISVNDPFVMKAWAKTYPENKHVKFLADGSATYTHALGLELDLTDKGLGVRSRRFALLVDDLKVKVAGVESGGEFNVSSADDILKAL, encoded by the exons ATGGCACCAACAATCGCCGTCGGTGACACACTTCCCGATGGAACGCTGTCGTATTTCGATGAAAACGATCAGAAACTCGACGTTTCAATACACTCCCTCGCCGCCGGTAAAAAGGTCGTCCTCTTTGGCGTTCCCGGCGCTTTCACCCCCACCTGCAG CATGAAGCATGTGCCCGGATTCATTGAGAAAGCTGAGGAACTAAAGTCCAAGGGAGTTGAGGAAATTCTTTGCATCAGTG TGAATGACCCATTTGTGATGAAGGCGTGGGCCAAGACGTACCCAGAAAATAAGCATGTGAAGTTCCTAGCTGATGGGTCTGCAACTTATACTCATGCCCTTGGCCTCGAGCTCGACCTAACGGACAAAGGACTCGGTGTCCGTTCTCGCAGGTTTGCTCTGCTTGTAGATGACCTCAAGGTCAAGGTTGCGGGTGTCGAATCAGGTGGAGAGTTCAATGTCTCGAGTGCTGATGACATTCTTAAAGCCTTATGA